The Engystomops pustulosus chromosome 7, aEngPut4.maternal, whole genome shotgun sequence DNA window gtgaggtgcagcagctcctgtgtgcagcaaattctcactGTAGCTGCCggataagaatctggagggggggggtacacttcagagtgctgtatctctggctctgtgacacatagagcctcacttcttttttcctatgaaagaggagagtctcctcttttatataaatgtgtttctaagtgtcaggaaaactgagataattactgttaaactgctgttggcagtgatttttatttataaaaatgccacctgatattctcactttaaacctgaatatctttggatccaggGCACctggaaacaaaattcaagattcatttgaaagaagagattctcctcttccagggggtagggggccctgggcaattgcccactttgcctacccatagcgccggcccggATCCGAATTTTGCAATAAAATTCAGTTTGGGATGCAGACTTCGGGCCGAGCTTTGACTAGAACATGAACCCCTTTGAAATCAGTGAGGACTcttattttaacacccaaaaaggaCTGTAAATTAGGGGTAGTAAGGGCTAAAGGGCTGAAAATGGTGGAAATAACAGGGCAGTTATCCTGGCCACAAAAGGCTAACAAAAattcttaaaataataacataacataaaaaatatataaacaaaaagaaaatcttttaaaaaacatatttcaTAGTAGTTAAAGGTGCACTGGGTGTTTAGACCCTGTTATTCTCTGTGCAATAAacgaagcaatgggaaaaccatacAGCCTTCCTCTCACTGCGGCCGTGGATCCCATTACCGTCGGACTTCCcgaggttttcaggatttgcaccacTGTGATAGGGATTTAGtaagggattgtgttgcacgcagcaAAAATCGCGgggtgatccgactgattcggattgagtgcgggatttaaccttaaaattgtatcgcatccaatgcatttacatgcaccaggaagaagatggtgaactccggcgaacctgagctgggaagcgacatatgcaggatatcgggcacatgatcttagtgaatcacggcacagtgcattatcgtcggacaatgcactttcatgaactccgagggaccaggtaaataaatgtgccccactgtgtttataaTCCTGGTAATGCAGATTGTCAAAAATTCCAGTTAAAGTTCCGGCAGTACAGATTATTCTTATCAAGATGAAGCTCTAGAATTGCGGATTGTCAAAATTTCAAGTTATAATTCCACCAATATGAAAAATCAAAATTTTCGTTCAAGCTCCTGGATTACAGAAAGTCAACATTTCAAGTTAAAATTCCAAGCATGCATAATTGAAAATTTTAATAATTGAAAAAGTTGATGTTCCATTTTAAGTTGAAGTTACAGGAATGTAGAacttattgtcacgggtggtcctatgacccatgtctcgggttgtGGGTTCACCAGTGCTGCCCCATTGAACCCCCGCTCCGTGGCACATCAACTTACCCATCCTCACTCCTGCCTCCATGTCCTTGGCCATGCGCACACTTCTCAGTGTCATAGGGCTCGCGCGTGGCAGCttcacaagatttaaagggccagcaagccattaattggcactgggcTTACCCAGAATTCAATCTAACCCAGCCACTCCCGACAcactctgccggatctttgtgcctctatgccttagagaaaactttcctgatgccctgtaaGATTatgctgatttcccattgtgaccttgattccgttcttgACCTTGCTCCTGTTCTTCAGgttttgacctcctgcctgtccccgactacaatcTTGCCTTAAgactctgtactttgccttggccgccaccacagacaaagtcgcacctgtggaacattagaaaagtaggtgcaaaaaacacagatgtcggcttacgtcatcatccgcggtggtccagaggatccactaccactgatcctgacattttTTCAGACATTGCCAAAAGTTAGTTGCTTAGGATCCATGCAAGGTTCATCTTAATGTTGTTAGGATGTCAACATTGGCTATAAAGAGGAGAATGACACTATCAGGGTGCTGAACAGGCTCTGACAGCATACTAGCTGCAGGGCAAGATCTTGCCAAAAGTATAATTttcccacccagaaattgaatggGGAGAGCTTGTCCTTCCATACCAAAATATGTGTAGTGAGATAATCCTGCACCTTGTACTACGTGCCCAATCCAATggtggtggaggatgaggagtagtGAACATGGCGTTCAACATTGTGGCCATGTTCACTCTCGCTATTGAATTGATCCTGTTGTGTTGgcaacttcctcctcctcttcatgctGCCACTGAGCTCTCAATGTGAGATGGGAACTCCACCAGTGTCTTTGGTCTTCCTCATTTTAGTTTCATGCACTAGTAGTGGAATAAAGGATACTAAACCATCCTTGTAGCATGGATCCAGCAGCGTGGCCACCAAATATATGTCAATGTTGAGTGTCCAGACAACTGGGGTGTCAATGCACGGTCACTGGAGCATATAGTGGCTTATATGGGCCAGCCTGCGCAAATGCAAGGACAAGCTGTCCTTGGTGGGGGGAGTTTccttctcctctgtatatacctaTCCATGCTCCAGTAATGCTATTCTGCTGCTCTCAGTGTCACCCAACTCCTCATCCTCTAGCTCCAAAACTGTTCCCTGTCTCGAGAGTGAAGATATGCTACCATTACATCCACCATCATGCCTGGAAGAACATTTGCAAGCAGACAAAAGATGAGTATGGGGATGGAGAGGGCTGCTGGTCACTACTATGACTCCCCCAGGAGGTCTGCAACTGGAATACCACAATTGTCTACTGCTGCTTACACACCCTTTCCAGCATATGTAAAGTGGAATTCCACCGAGTTGGTACATCAGATAGGAGGTGGCTGGGCAAACCAAAGTTCCACTGCAGTGCAGATAGGCAAGCAGCAATAGGAGTGGATTATAAAAATGCAAACACAAGGCACACATAAAAAACAGTAGCCCCGACAGGTCTGTATTGTTGGACAGTAACCTTTGCAACACCAAGTTAAGCACATTTGCAATACATAGGACGTATGTCAGCCTGGCTCAGCCCAAAGCTGCTTCAAGGTTCTGGCTTTTGTTGCACTCCACCTTGCCGTGATTGAGGTTCAGCAGCAGCAACCACTCATATGTCTGCTCCTGGATCCCAGTCCTCAGTTTAGGAAATATAATGTCCCTGATGGTGTTTAATGGCCCACCCGTGAGTTGTGAGGTTAACCTCAGGACTGATAACATTGCGCAGTGTACATCTGATTTTGTCTACAACCTGTTGGTGCAAGGCAGGGACTGTCtgtcaggaaaagtagtggtagCTGGACCCTTCATACTGTGGGAAAGCTGCCACTATTAGATCTTTAAAGCTGTCCATCGCCACCAGTTTGCATGGAAACATTTAAAAGGTCAGCAATTTGAAAATACTCCTTTTTGGGACTGGAGCTTCTGCCTGTGATGTGCCAAAGTTATGATTTCTCTCCTGGAGAGCTGAATGGATTGTTTTCACAGGTTGTTGATGGTGGTGCTGCTGGAGGTGGTAGGGTTGATGGCAAAACATCCTCCCTTTGCACAGAGACATATGGCCTTATGCCCCCGAGGCAGTGGAAAATCCTTGGCTAACTGAAGCAGCAGGGGAAATCTTAGATGTTATTGGGCTTTTTTAGTGTCTCagccactgcagctcatgtttactcTGTAAGTGCTCAGATTGCTTAGGTTATAGCCACTCTTCATAGACTGGTGGCACAGCCTGAAAATGACACATGTTCTGTCTTCTGCATTCTGTCCCTGGATGCTGGAAGTAGCCTTGGTCCCCTAAATTAAGCACCAAACTAAACAGTGACAGCAACTTTATGATCTAGGTATGATTCTCAATTATTCTATTATAATTCTCTATAAGCAATAAGAATGTccatgcactataacatgctatgAATGGCCTAATGCAGTTCTTCAGAGAGCCCTAAAAAAGGCAATTATTTAACGATTTCCACCTATCCCTAAAAACAGCAGTGATCCCTGACTGACTGTATGTATAGAAGAAATCTCTCCCTAGCTGTCTCCTGTGTGAAATGAAATCTGGACATGTCACAACGGAGTAGCAGCGGTACTGGCACTACCCTCATGCACCTTAAAGTCTTAGGCGTGGTGGGACCATTTGGAGTGATAACGGCTGGCAGTGTACTGCAGGGATGTGAAGACCATGGGGTGCTCAGCGTAGGAAGGCAGTAGTCACAGATGAAAGGAGGAGAGAGACAATCGCGGCACTCACCGATGCAGTCTTCAAATTTTATTCACAGATATGCAGGTAATACAGGACGCCGACGtgcggcaaggcgacgggccgttttgctCTGAGTAGCGCTAGAGAAAGCGCTACTCagtgcgaaacggcccgtcgccttgccgcaCGTCGGCGTCCTGTATTACCTGCATATCTGTGAATAAAATTTGAAGACTGCATCGGTGAGTGCCGCGATTGTCTCTCTCCTCCTTTCATatctggacatgtgactctgcacTTATCCTGCAGAGTGACATGCCCATGCACTATAACATTCTATGAATGGCCTAATACAGTTCTTCAGAgttccctaaaaagggcaattatttcagatgtcCACTTATTCCTAAAAGCAGCAGTGTTCCATGTATAAAAGAAACCTCTCCCTAGACATTGCTCATGTGTGATTTTGGCCCATTTTTCCATATACTCTTTAAATAATGTTttgcccttttttcattttttctcctCACTTTCCATAAGCAGtaacttttttttcacttatGAGGGTCGTTTTATGAGGGTCTGATTTCTGCAGAAAAATTGTACTTTGTAGTAGCACTATTcgatgtactaggaagctggaaaaaatctaaatgcagtaCAAAAATCTAAAGTTGTGCAATTTTCTTCTGAGCTTTGATTTTCCACCTTAATGACAAAATCATACATCCCCTGTGTATGCCCCTTTAGGGCAGTATGACCATGAAATTACATTGTTTGTACCATCTGATGTTTTCTAGCTAGCTGATCTTGGAGACAGTATGACTGATTGATCACTCTTTTTTCAAATTGTTATGGGTTAGACAAATGGAGGAAAATAATTTGTAcatttagatgttttttttttccgtatGGGGATTAACGTATGGGATAAtgattttacattttgatagaagGGGTATTTTGGAACATAGGGAACCTAACACGTTTATTATTTCATTCATATATATGCATTTCACAGAAAGGAGCATGATTAGGGATAAGCGGACTCGTTCAAGTTTGATTTTGAGGTGGAACCTGAAAGTTCAGTTCGGGTTTGCTCACCCCCACCAGTAATACCTACAAACTGTGGTGGAAATTATTCCAGCTGTTACACTTTAaatcagtggtccccaacctttttgtattcagGGACCGGCTCCACCAAATTTTGTTTTCCAGGgacccgaaccatggtccctggaaaaaaaatttgctGGCCCAACAAATACCCCAAATCCAACACCAAACCCATATAAAGTTTAATATCCTGCAGCCCCCAATCTAAAAGGTGCAATTTTCTGTAGCTCCCATTTATATCCCCTGCTCAGCTACCATAAAAAGTCCCCCTGCCCAGCccctatagtaatgtcccctgcccagcccccaatagtaatgtcccctgcccagccccaatagtaatgtcccgtGCCAAGCCCCCTTAGTAATGtttcctgcccagcccccatagtaatgactCCTGCCCAGactccaatagtaatgtcccttgCCAATAGTAATATGCCCTGCACAGCCCCCTTAGAGTTAAAAAACTGTATACGTATCTGCAATGCTTCTCTTCtcactgcagggagaagaggagcatTGAAAGTAAGTatacagtttttctttttaagttATTTTGGCCGCGGCCTGCAACCAGGTGTTCCATGGTCCAGACTTGGGCCCGGTAGTTGGGGACCACTGTTTTAAATGACACAAGCAGAGATATTTTCCTGCCATTTCATGGCATTTACATTGTGGCGTTCATTTTCCGGTGGTATTTAAAGAATAAACATTCACTTCCAGCACCAATCGCAGATGTTAGCAGAGGGATAGGTGAGCCAAATTCTTAACATGAACTTATGGCATCAAGCATTGCTGATTGGGTCTCATCATCACTAGACATGATTTGAatctttgtatttttttgtgtttggatCCTAGGAGTTCAAATTGCCTTCAAGAGAACGGAATAGAATTGGTCAAATGACAATCCTGGAAACCTCCAACAGGTTCTTGGCTCTCAACAGATTGCCACCAAGTTTGGTTAACTGATGCATTGATTGACCTCTCCATACAGGCCTAAGCACTCTGCAACATATAGTTATCTGATGGTCTAGTTATAGGTGAATCTACAATAGGATTTTTAGTAATTTGGTGTTCTTTAACTTTaggcatatattttttttgttgactTATATGTTTTAATAATAATGAAGATTTATAAATTTTTGTCAGTGCATTATATCATTTTTAAAGTTTGAGTCTAGTTCCTTATTGCTATGTATATTCTttcctaaaaggaaaaaaaattaaaccctagATAATAGTTCCCGTAATTTTTTTCTTAATACCTCCCTAATTTCCCGATTCCGCAAACTGTAAATGATTGGGTTACACATTGGGGTTAAAACAGAGTAGATGACGGCCATCACACAATCATACGTCACTGAACTATTATTGGTTGGTCTGATATACATAAAACTTACACTACCAAAGAAAAGTAGCACAACAGTGAGGTGGGCGCCACAGGTAGAAAACGCCTTCTTTCTGCCTTCTgatgtttttattttcaaaacTGTTGAAATGATCTTCATGTAGGACATGATAATGCAAACAAAGGACACAAATATAATTAATAAATTGATGGCAAAGTCAACCATCACGTTGAGAGATGTGTCAGAACATGATAATTTCATCATTGGAGTAAAGTCACAGAAGATATGTTCAATCTTGTTGGAACGACAAAAAGAAAGATGGGAAAGCAAGAGGATTTGGGTCAATGGGCCAAAAAGACCAATGACCCAACAACCTGCAGCTAACTGAAAACAGCAGCTGTTTGTCATAACAGATGGATATCTTAATGGGTTGCAAATGGCCATGTAACGATCGTAAGCCATGGCTGTTAGTAGGTAGGTTTCGGTAATACCAAAACAATGAAGAAAATAAATTTGAAGAAAACATCCTGCGTAAGAAATGGTCTTCTCATTCAGAAGGTTTACCAGCATTTTAGGGATAGTTACTCCTGTGTACCAGATTTCCAGAAAGGAAAGAAGTGCCACAAATATGTAAAGAGGAacatggaggtgatgatgggtgCAGATCAGGGTGATTACTAGAACATTACCACTAAGGGTGAAGACATAGACAAGACTCAAAAGTGAGAACAACAAACCTTCAGTTCCCCCGAGATCAGGGAAACCAATGATAATGAATTGTGTGACCAGGGACTGATTCAAAGAGGTCATCATTCcactattaaaacataaaattttGATATTTGATAATTTTCTTATTCtgaaaatacaaataaattaagTTTCAAAACTACATCATACGGAAATCCTATGGAGATGAGAGAGCTCTATGGTTATTTTTTTGGAGAGGCAGGGTTTTCAGCAGACTGTCATTATCTTTTGCTA harbors:
- the LOC140070151 gene encoding olfactory receptor 6N2-like — encoded protein: MMTSLNQSLVTQFIIIGFPDLGGTEGLLFSLLSLVYVFTLSGNVLVITLICTHHHLHVPLYIFVALLSFLEIWYTGVTIPKMLVNLLNEKTISYAGCFLQIYFLHCFGITETYLLTAMAYDRYMAICNPLRYPSVMTNSCCFQLAAGCWVIGLFGPLTQILLLSHLSFCRSNKIEHIFCDFTPMMKLSCSDTSLNVMVDFAINLLIIFVSFVCIIMSYMKIISTVLKIKTSEGRKKAFSTCGAHLTVVLLFFGSVSFMYIRPTNNSSVTYDCVMAVIYSVLTPMCNPIIYSLRNREIREVLRKKLRELLSRV